A single region of the Fusarium fujikuroi IMI 58289 draft genome, chromosome FFUJ_chr05 genome encodes:
- a CDS encoding bikaverin cluster-monooxygenase — MAEPNQHYEVIIAGGGIAGVTLALMFEKLDISYFLLEGRDTLESDRGAGIGLQPNGLRILDQLGLVEDIEEATIPLEKWFSYDSEGNLMNDSDAMGQYRDKIGYPVAFIERRKLLPIMVRHIQRTECVKTSARVASIEESEDHVTVTTTDGLSLTADIVVGADGVRSAVRTHIDSKLPEPLTADDYISVACSTVYGMSAPTEGIAPGERFAVYRENQTVIGFTGKDGIVFWFVFENLNRNVPLSQAPRYTEAEAEALCLSVAHTQVTPKLKFGEIYKNSVVAVKIGVEEGVAKGWHTDRAVIVGDAACKTTPAGGQGANQAIESCAVFVNKLMAARKASQSGDKLSSDVVKSVLASYAQERAQPATTALERSQMVGKALLCTPGPATTLVKDMLKLSNEDWLLRAFMALSAAPYLEDVELTARGHLYNKAVEEARAEMARRQRVAKEVKEAEEKESKQAASIKESEQRNEFVGLRNPVQAATGVVEVGS, encoded by the exons ATGGCTGAACCAAACCAGCATTATGAAGTCATCATCGCTGGAGGAGGAATCGCTGGAGTTACTCTCGCGCTGATGTTTGAGAAACTCGACATCAGCTATTTCCTCCTCGAGGGTCGCGATACTCTTGAGTCTGATAGAGGCGCTGGTATTGGTCTGCAGCCAAATGGCCTCCGTATTCTTGATCAGCTTGGTCTCGTGGAGGATATTGAGGAGGCTACTATTCCGCTTGAGAAGTGGTTCTCTTATGACAGCGAGGGGAACTTGATGAATGACTCTGACGCCATGGGTCAATATCGTGACAA GATCGGATATCCTGTTGCCTTCATTGAGCGCCGCAAGCTGCTACCTATCATGGTACGACACATTCAGCGCACAGAATGTGTTAAGACTTCAGCACGCGTTGCTTCAATTGAGGAGAGCGAGGACCATGTCACTGTTACAACAACAGACGGCTTGTCTCTTACTGCAGACATTGTCGTTGGTGCTGATGGCGTGCGAAGCGCTGTACGCACACACATTGACTCAAAGCTGCCTGAACCATTGACTGCAGATGATT ACATCAGCGTTGCCTGCTCCACAGTCTACGGCATGTCAGCACCCACCGAAGGTATCGCCCCCGGTGAACGCTTCGCCGTCTACCGAGAGAACCAAACAGTTATCGGCTTCACGGGCAAAGATGGAATCGTATTCTGGTTTGTATTTGAGAATCTGAACCGGAACGTCCCGCTCTCTCAGGCCCCGCGATacactgaagctgaagcagagGCTCTCTGTCTAAGCGTCGCTCATACACAGGTCActcccaagctcaagtttgGTGAGATCTACAAGAACAGTGTAGTGGCGGTCAAGATTGGCGTTGAAGAAGGTGTCGCGAAGGGCTGGCACACCGATCGCGCTGTGATTGTTGGCGATGCAGCTTGTAAGACTACACCGGCTGGTGGACAAGGCGCCAACCAGGCCATAGAGTCCTGCGCCGTCTTcgtcaacaagctcatggCAGCGCGAAAGGCAAGCCAGTCAGGCGACAAGCTGTCTAGCGACGTCGTCAAGTCCGTACTCGCAAGCTATGCTCAGGAGCGCGCACAGCCAGCTACAACAGCCCTGGAGAGATCCCAAATGGTTGGAAAAGCACTGCTTTGCACTCCTGGACCTGCAACTACTCTTGTCAAAGACATGTTGAAGCTTAGTAACGAGGACTGGCTTTTGCGTGCCTTTATGGCACTTTCTGCTGCGCCGTAtctggaggatgttgagcttACGGCTCGAGGGCATCTTTATAACAAGGCTGTTGAGGAGGCGCGGGCGGAGATGGCGAGACGGCAGAGGGTGGCCAAGGAGGTTaaggaggcggaggagaaggagagtaAACAGGCTGCGAGTATCAAGGAGTCTGAGCAGCGGAATGAGTTTGTGGGACTTCGGAATCCAGTGCAGGCAGCGACTGGGGTCGTTGAGGTTGGCTCTTAG
- a CDS encoding bikaverin cluster-O-methyltransferase gives MVSNGISNGTNGTNGTTTNGTNGVNGHAALSPLEVLVQDLNKNTTTLNGYLRANKLPEPSFERDAPIINLSPDAPEEAQVAKEKVLDSALQIFQLVSGPGEYLQNVITGYHYMEILRWMSHFKIFELVPLEGKISYTELASKAGVAELRLKTLARMGMTNHLFAEPEPGFIAHSATSAALVTNNRFSDQRVWMTSIIAPVIASMVTAHERWPDSTAPNKAAFNAAFNTDLRMYEYISKQPDVYKLFGRVMDAIATSPKSDLKHLVSGFDWAGLGKANVVDIGGNIGHSCVKLAEAFPDLNFIIQDIPHVVEEGAKVIKENNEASIANRIQFQEYDFFQKQPVVGADIYLLRQIFHNWDFENSVKILKNTVESMGQNSHVLIMDFVVPEPGTVSSVNERVLRSRDVGMMQLFNSLERDLEGWKAILEAVDSRLKINAVNTPYGSFMSVIDVVLG, from the exons ATGGTTTCAAACGGCATTTCTAACGGTACCAATGGTACAAACGGCACTACTACCAATGGCACCAATGGTGTCAACGGACATGCCGCCCTGTCACCCCTGGAGGTCTTAGTCCAAGATCTCAACAAGAACACCACCACATTGAACGGGTACCTCCGCGCCAACAAACTTCCCGAGCCTAGCTTCGAGCGGGATGCGCCCATTATCAACTTATCGCCTGATGCACCTGAAGAGGCGCAGGTTGCTAAGGAGAAGGTGCTCGACAGTGCGCTGCAAATCTTCCAGCTTGTCTCTGGCCCAGGCGAGTACTTGCAAAACGTCATCACAGGT TATCATTATATGGAGATCCTCCGATGGATGAGCcacttcaagatcttcgagCTTGTTCCCTTGGAGGGCAAGATCTCATACACAGAGCTGGCCTCCAAAGCTGGCGTAGCTGAGTTACGGCTCAAGACTCTTGCCCGTATGGGCATGACGAACCATCTCTTTGccgagcctgagcctggctTCATCGCTCACTCAGCTACCTCAGCCGCTCTGGTGACCAACAACAGATTCTCTGACCAGAGAGTCTGGATGACAAGCATCATTGCCCCAGTCATTGCATCTATGGTCACTGCGCATGAGAGGTGGCCTGATAGCACTGCTCCTAACAAGGCAGCTTTCAATGCTGCGTTCAACACTGATCTCCGCATGTATGAGTACATTTCTAAGCAGCCTGATGTTTACAAGCTCTTTGGTCGTGTCATGGATGCGATTGCCACTAGCCCCAAGAGTGACTTGAAGCACCTTGTTAGTGGCTTTGACTGGGCTGGACTTGGCAAGGCCAACGTTGTCGAT ATTGGAGGCAACATCGGCCACAGCTGCGTGAAGCTAGCCGAGGCCTTCCCCgatctcaacttcatcatccaagacATCCCCCAcgtcgttgaagaaggcgCCAAAGtcatcaaggagaacaacGAGGCCAGCATCGCCAACCGTATCCAATTCCAAGAATACGACTTCTTCCAGAAGCAACCAGTCGTCGGCGCTGATATCTATCTCTTGCGCCAGATCTTTCACAACTGGGATTTTGAGAACTctgtcaagatcctcaagaacACTGTTGAGTCTATGGGTCAGAACTCTCACGTGTTGATCATGGACTTTGTGGTGCCTGAGCCTGGCACCGTCTCGTCTGTGAACGAGCGTGTTCTTCGATCTCGTGATGTGGGCATGATGCAGCTGTTTAATTCTCTTGAGCGAGACCTTGAGGGCTGGAAAGCGATTTTGGAGGCGGTGGACTCGAGGCTTAAGATTAATGCTGTCAACACGCCATATGGCAGCTTCATGTCGGTAATTGATGTCGTTCTAGGGTAG
- a CDS encoding bikaverin cluster-transcription factor enhancer → MPSPHFSKVLVFGATGEVGSAVALEAHALGAHVSIALRDTTKHNEWISPSQEHAADLQRISADLTDPDSLKRAVHDTGAQAAFIYAVRSKDTLRGAITALRDAGIQYLVFLSTSQVRTAGTTKGDIRSIKPDHFIPWQHAQVEIALEELEVPHAAVRAGFFASNPLRIYLDRSSEPKQVNLLAPEVPHDPIDPKDIGRAAAAVLVNPRLYASGYQGEPKKDVVYLSGPALLSQTEQWEIINRELVAAGKPEVKVNHITVEQYLENLAKLHVPDVVAKSLAKSMVETRALYAPEDYEKSRGNVELLTGRKATAFDEFVKREIPRYFD, encoded by the coding sequence ATGCCATCTCCACATTTCTCCAAAGTCCTCGTCTTTGGTGCAACCGGCGAAGTTGGCTCCGCCGTCGCACTCGAGGCCCACGCTCTCGGCGCCCACGTCTCCATCGCCCTACGCGACACAACCAAGCACAACGAGTGGATCTCTCCCTCACAGGAACACGCCGCAGACCTGCAGCGCATCAGTGCCGACCTAACCGATCCCGACTCCCTGAAGCGGGCCGTGCATGACACAGGCGCCCAGGCAGCTTTCATCTACGCCGTTCGATCCAAGGACACGTTGCGTGGTGCCATCACGGCCCTGCGCGACGCTGGCATCCAGTACCTCGTCTTCCTGTCGACGAGTCAGGTTAGGACCGCGGGCACCACCAAGGGTGACATTCGATCCATCAAGCCTGACCACTTCATCCCATGGCAGCATGCGCAGGTTGAGATTGcgctggaggagcttgaggtgcCACATGCAGCGGTCCGGGCCGGGTTCTTTGCGAGCAACCCGCTAAGAATTTACCTTGATCGATCTTCGGAGCCTAAACAAGTCAATTTGCTAGCTCCGGAAGTGCCGCATGATCCCATTGACCCCAAGGATATTGGGCGTGCGGCTGCTGCCGTCTTAGTCAACCCGCGGCTGTATGCGAGTGGCTATCAGGGAGAGCCAAAGAAGGACGTCGTTTATCTAAGCGGACCGGCCTTGCTCTCGCAGACTGAGCAGTGGGAGATTATCAACCGGGAGCTTGTCGCTGCAGGTAAGCctgaggtcaaggtcaatcaCATTACGGTTGAGCAATACCTTGAGAATCTGGCCAAGCTCCATGTTCCTGATGTTGTAGCCAAGTCTCTTGCTAAGTCCATGGTTGAGACGAGGGCACTGTATGCTCCTGAGGATTACGAGAAGTCGCGGGGTAATGTTGAGCTTTTGACAGGCCGCAAGGCTACAGCATTTGATGAATTTGTCAAGAGAGAGATACCAAGATACTTTGACTAA
- a CDS encoding bikaverin cluster-transcription factor produces MDSALGNLSMPGLAQSHVQVRTCIHCRQRRVKCDRQFPQCSNCIRSEVNCIYPPGRGRAPKRPKRSLAPQLSERLSRLESIIGQFGAAARENQDTPQTAQDSEGHSFEQDFSRLKVDESKSYYVNNALWVEELRDLLFEPASEDAGYEPSISSSATTAATSPSSPQLGLNAAIFGYRAIASPLYHYHPSLQQAVTLFAAFSENVAPLVRIFHMPTLTRIYWDAIASLGTVDKHTETLLFTIHYSAVISLNPEQCLNILDETREAALERYRFAVEQALAQGNLLSTQSMTMLQAAVLFLSALPNEDDSRAAWALTSLVFHIARTMGLHRDGTIFGLKPFETELRRRLWWQICIIDSRSSEYHCNEPIAQGFITDTKPPLHINDVDLSPEMVEPPAERWDHATDMTLTLVRCEAIQTGLKLGRMRHKQNKTSEDGSTPRVDDTSDTPKTLIQELESRLRDKYLPICDTSVPFQLLSSAVAQIILGRFWLITQYSVVSREREVDGKSTSNQFPPTPNTAGQLDNKVRDELFQTSIKILEVSGMLLTSKEIIQFTWYSKTHIQWGAMAFVLSELCARPQSAQCDQAWDCVTTVYEGWKVDESKQDETRLALWRPIKRLMAKARYVKEMQQTTPGRSSNAGRKVQRRDPVLYSPSPGLFSQYPTPAYSNNWYGPLQQTPPSIPGSEASLPGMATVPLDSSGQSDALQRVLGTETLGPFMDMIPEWPWVDAEHGASSLAGFDLGLPRFN; encoded by the exons ATGGACTCTGCTTTAGGCAATCTCTCCATGCCAGGCCTGGCTCAGTCGCACGTCCAAGTGCGGACCTGCATCCACTGTCGCCAACGCAGAGTCAAATGCGACCGCCAATTCCCCCAATGTTCTAATTGTATCAGATCTGAAGTCAATTGCATCTACCCGCCTGGTCGAGGGAGAGCACCCAAGAGGCCGAAACGCAGCCTTGCGCCCCAACTATCAGAGCGTTTGTCGCGCCTTGAGAGCATCATTGGACAGTTCGGTGCGGCTG CCAGAGAGAACCAGGATACCCCGCAGACTGCCCAAGACAGTGAGGGTCATTCATTCGAGCAGGACTTTAGTCGTCTCAAGGTCGATGAGTCAAAGAGCTACTATGTGAATAATGCATTATGG GTTGAGGAGCTGCGTGATCTCCTCTTTGAGCCTGCTAGTGAAGATGCTGGCTACGAGccttccatctcttcatctgccACCACTGCAGCTACTTCACCATCATCTCCCCAACTAGGACTCAACGCCGCCATTTTTGGCTATCGCGCCATTGCTTCACCTCTCTATCATTACCATCCCTCACTGCAACAGGCAGTCACGCTTTTTGCCGCATTCAGTGAGAATGTCGCGCCGCTGGTCCGCATATTTCACATGCCGACCTTGACAAGAATCTACTGGGATGCCATCGCATCTCTTGGCACAGTGGATAAGCATACCGAGACCCTGTTGTTCACTATCCATTACTCAGCGGTCATCAGTCTCAACCCAGAGCAATGTCTGAATATTCTTGATGAAACTCGTGAAGCTGCCCTGGAAAGATATCGGTTTGCAGTTGAACAAGCCCTCGCTCAAGGCAACCTCCTCAGCACTCAGAGTATGACCATGTTGCAAGCCGCAGTGCTTTTCTTGTCTGCTCTGCCGAATGAAGATGACTCGCGTGCTGCATGGGCACTCACATCGCTGGTCTTCCATATTGCCAGAACCATGGGTCTCCATCGCGATGGCACCATATTCGGACTAAAGCCCTTCGAGACTGAGCTGCGCCGCCGTTTATGGTGGCAGATCTGCATTATCGATAGCCGCTCATCAGAGTATCACTGCAATGAACCTATTGCGCAAGGGTTTATTACAGATACCAAACCTCCACTGCACATCAATGATGTTGATTTGTCACCCGAGATGGTGGAGCCTCCAGCTGAACGATGGGACCATGCGACTGATATGACGCTCACGTTGGTCAGGTGTGAGGCTATACAGACAGGTCTGAAGCTGGGTCGCATGAGGCACAAGCAGAACAAAACATCAGAGGATGGAAGTACCCCAAGGGTAGATGACACCTCAGATACTCCCAAAACTCTGATCCAAGAATTAGAAAGTCGGTTGCGGGACAAGTATCTACCCATTTGTGATACTTCAGTACCATTTCAGCTTCTTTCCTCGGCAGTTGCACAAATCATCCTTGGTCGATTCTGGCTTATAACCCAGTACTCAGTAGTGTCACGAGAAAGGGAAGTTGATGGTAAGAGCACGAGCAACCAATTCCCTCCTACTCCCAACACCGCAGGCCAGCTGGACAACAAAGTGCGCGACGAGCTCTTCCAAACTTCAATCAAAATACTGGAGGTATCTGGCATGCTTCTCACAAGCAAGGAGATCATACAATTCACATGGTACTCCAAGACTCATATCCAATGGGGCGCCATGGCATTTGTCCTCTCTGAGCTGTGCGCTCGACCTCAATCAGCACAATGTGATCAGGCATGGGACTGCGTAACGACAGTATACGAGGGATGGAAGGTCGATGAGAGCAAACAAGATGAGACTCGCCTTGCTTTATGGAGACCTATAAAGAGGCTCATGGCTAAAGCTCGCTATGTCAAAGAGATGCAACAGACGACTCCTGGGCGGTCGTCAAATGCTGGCCGTAAAGTTCAGAGAAGAGATCCTGTCTTGTACTCTCCTTCACCAGGGCTTTTCTCGCAGTATCCAACACCAGCGTACTCTAATAACTGGTACGGGCCGTTGCAGCAGACGCCGCCTTCTATACCAGGGTCAGAAGCATCGTTGCCTGGTATGGCAACAGTGCCACTTGATAGCAGTGGTCAGTCAGATGCTCTACAGAGAGTACTTGGGACGGAGACTTTGGGTCCTTTCATGGATATGATTCCGGAGTGGCCGTGGGTAGATGCTGAGCATGGGGCATCATCTCTGGCGGGGTTTGATCTTGGGCTACCGAGATTCAATTGA
- a CDS encoding bikaverin cluster-efflux pump — protein sequence MNEESNMGGVFKEEEAQSGDVVDFEGDSDTHNPQNWPMGKKVYTTALWALTTCWITFASAIYSAGTAEISEEFHVSYEVANAGTSLLIFGFALGPMLWAPLCEVYGRKWPALAPYFISAAFAFGTATAKDIQTILITRFFAGVFGSSPISITGGSIVDIWTPRQRGTPMVCYGITIAAAPTLGPIIGGAFIASGCGWRWTEYLTGIVMMVQFVLDALWLDESHADVLLTRKASRLRRSTGNFSLHAKWEETSPTFKSLLSTYLVRPFQMLLDPICLLLTIYTSFVYAILYASLESFALEYGRFRRWGPVVSQLPFLSLLIGCLFAAAANIFNNIYYGKKLVANNFKPVPEARLPPMMVGGFAFSAGLFLFGWTSVEHVSSPWPSIIGVFLTGVGFTTIFQSSLQYLVDTFTRYSASAIAANTFVRSMAAGAFPLFVWPMYEKIGIDWGSTIFACISVLLLPAPFLFFKWGYRIRARGEFSKLSTY from the exons atgaACGAAGAGTCCAACATGGGTGGTGTcttcaaggaagaggaagcgcAATCGGGCGACGTGGTCGACTTTGAGGGAGACTCCGACACCCACAACCCGCAGAACTGGCCCATGGGGAAAAAGGTGTATACGACAGCCCTGTGGGCCCTGACTACCTGCTGGATCACCTTCGCCTCCGCCATCTACTCCGCCGGCACAGCAGAGATTAGTGAGGAGTTCCATGTGTCGTACGAGGTAGCCAACGCGGGCACCAGTCTGCTCATCTTCGGGTTTGCCCTCGGACCCATGCTCTGGGCGCCTCTGTGTGAGGTTTACGGTCGTAAATGGCCTGCTCTCGCT CCCTATTTCATTAGCGCAGCCTTCGCCTTCGGCACTGCGACCGCCAAGGATATCCAGACTATCCTAATTACAAGGTTCTTCGCCGGCGTCTTCGGCAGCTCCCCCATCTCCATCACAGGCGGTTCCATCGTCGACATCTGGACCCCACGCCAGCGGGGCACCCCCATGGTCTGCTACGGCATCACCATCGCTGCGGCCCCGACCCTGGGACCTATCATCGGCGGCGCCTTTATCGCCAGCGGCTGCGGCTGGCGCTGGACCGAGTACCTGACCGGCATCGTCATGATGGTCCAGTTCGTCCTAGACGCCTTGTGGCTGGATGAGAGCCACGCTGACGTGCTTCTCACTCGCAAGGCAAGCCGCCTCCGTCGGTCTACGGGGAATTTCAGTCTCCACGCTAAG TGGGAGGAGACTAGCCCTACGTTCAAGAGTCTACTGAGTACCTACCTTGTCCGCCCGTTTCAGATGCTTCTGGATCCCATCTGCTTACTGCTCACGATCTATACCTCTTTCGTCTATG CCATCCTTTACGCGAGCTTGGAGAGTTTCGCTCTCGAATACGGCCGGTTCCGAAGATGGGGCCCCGTCGTGAGCCAGCTTCCCTTCCTGTCGCTCTTGATTGGCTGTCTCTTTGCCGCCGCGgccaacatcttcaacaacatctaTTACGGAAAGAAGCTCGTcgccaacaacttcaagccTGTTCCTGAAGCGAGACTTCCACCAATGATGGTGGGCGGCTTCGCCTTCTCTGCAggtcttttcctttttggcT GGACCTCGGTTGAGCACGTCTCTAGCCCATGGCCATCCATCATTGGCGTCTTCCTTACTGGGGTtggcttcaccaccatcttccAATCGTCCCTCCAGTATCTCGTCGATACTTTCACCCGCTACAGTGCTAGCGCTATTGCGGCTAATACTTTTGTCCGATCCATGGCTGCAGGTGCTTTCCCTCTCTTTGTCTGGCCCATGTATGAAAAGATCGGCATCGATTGGGGGAGCACTATCTTTGCCTGCATTAGCGTGCTTCTGCTGCCAGCTCCATTCCTCTTTTTCAAATGGGGTTATCGGATCAGGGCCCGTGGCGAATTCAGCAAGCTATCAACCTATTAA
- a CDS encoding probable endopeptidase K: MKPALFLFSLAELVRLTLAQVKVQNANIEPELVVPDSYIIKYKPKVSSSSKKKHEEVIHKKAKSKGKEGIVENIDLDGFKGYVAEIPSSELREVIDSDLVDYIEQDTIVNVSAVAAPSSGPITKRGLASQASAPWGLARISQVYSKKGVDARYNYDSTAGSGSTVYVLDSGIRTTHKEFGGRALWGTNFVSGSPDTDELGHGTHVAGIVGGKTYGVAKGCRMYAVKVIDKDGLSSMSTTLQGLQWAVNHAKSRGITKKSIINASLGGPYTKIGNDAVKAATDLGITIVAAAGNDGSDAANYSPGSAPSAITVGAIDSSGYRTMWSNYGKVVDIFAPGSDILSAGHMSDSSSLYMSGTSMAAPHVAGLAAYFMAKEGLRGSSAVTKRIIGAADTSGVYYAFDSPQRVAYNGGGK, encoded by the exons atGAAGCCTGCTTTATTTTTGTTCTCCCTCGCCGAGCTTGTCAGGTTGACCCTTGCCCAGGTAAAAGTTCAGAACGCCAATATCGAACCCGAACTTGTCGTCCCAGACAGTTATATCATTAAGTACAAACCGAAAGTTTCGTCtagcagcaagaagaagcatgaGGAGGTCATTcataaaaaggctaaaagtAAGGGAAAAGAGGGTATTGTGGAGAATATCGACCTCGATGGATTCAAAGGCTATGTCGCCGAGATTCCCTCTTCAGAACTTCGAGAAGTGATTGACTCTGATCTG GTCGACTACATTGAGCAGGATACGATCGTGAACGTCTCTGCTGTTGCAGCGCCCAGCTCAGGCCCGATCACGAAACGCGGATTGGCCAGCCAGGCATCTGCGCCATGGGGTCTTGCCCGCATCTCTCAAGTCTATTCCAAGAAGGGTGTGGACGCTAGATATAACTACGATTCGACGGCCGGTTCTGGCTCAACCGTTTATGTCCTTGACTCCGGCATCCGAACGACGCACAAGGAGTTTGGTGGTCGTGCCCTCTGGGGCACTAACTTTGTTAGTGGCTCTCCTGATACAGACGAGCTTGGCCACGGGACACATGTTGCTGGCATTGTGGGTGGCAAGACCTACGGCGTAGCTAAAGGCTGCAGGATGTATGCAGTCAAGGTGATTGACAAGGACGGTCTTAGTAGTATGTCCACTACCCTTCAGGGCCTACAGTGGGCTGTCAATCACGCCAAGTCCCGTggcatcaccaagaagagcATTATCAACGCATCCCTTGGCGGACCCTATACCAAGATCGGCAATGATGCTGTCAAAGCTGCCACTGACCTCGGTATCACTATCGTGGCGGCAGCTGGTAACGATGGGTCAGATGCTGCAAACTACTCGCCTGGATCTGCTCCATCGGCCATCACTGTCGGTGCTATTGATTCCTCTGGTTATCGCACCATGTGGTCAAACTATGGCAAGGTGGTGGATATCTTTGCACCCGGTAGTGACATACTCAGCGCGGGGCATATGAGCGACTCTAGCAGTCTATACATGTCAGGTACAAGTATGGCTGCGCCGCATGTTGCCGGTCTTGCGGCGTATTTCATGGCGAAGGAAGGACTTCGGGGATCTAGTGCTGTGACAAAACGCATCATCGGCGCTGCTGATACCAGTGGTGTTTACTACGCTTTTGATAGTCCCCAACGTGTTGCTTATAATGGTGGTGGCAAGTAG
- a CDS encoding related to dimethylaniline monooxygenase codes for MKSHKTSIIIVGTGVGGLAAAKTYLELDPEADILLLEKRSGLGGVWAEENCYDGLKTNNLRGTYEFTDFPLHDGYGVKEGEHIPGLVLYRYMTDFAVRFDIFRRIRFNVNIRTIEKLDKGGWELVGEDVAAGKKPVPVSYRCEKLIMCTGLASTPNPVSYPGRESFGKPVLNHGQLKVEAHEVASDPNVKSVTIVGASKTGYDAVQLMASRGKKVTWVIRESGGGGVWMSPPWVKMGPFTLQLEHVATMRFFTWFSPCVWGEYDGYSWVRRFLHGTWLGRTMVHRLWEKIRMDTVNFNGYRKNEVIAQLEPYESLFWSARVGVLNYPGNIHDYVTSGQVQIIKKDISHLSKNGTINFADGTSYQTDALIAITGWKLSPNIQYKPDGIEASLGIPTENMSSEEQAFWGHLDKEAVHEILQKFPYLSRPPKNVIPYKQKVSPYRLYRGMAPPGLTSRSDNSIVFIKMVHSTANIIIAETQALWAYAYLNNMIDIPKERVYKETALSSCYGRLRYPCGFSAWYPEFVYDTVPYADMLLQDLGVCSRRKQSATKEIFSGYTIQDYKGINREWVEKRRCDEGKKVI; via the exons ATGAAGTCACACAAaacatccatcatcatcgtcggaACTG GCGTTGGTGGGCTCGCCGCAGCAAAGACATACTTGGAACTAGATCCTGAAGCCGAtatcttgcttcttgaaaAG AGATCTGGGTTGGGTGGAGTCTGGGCTGAAGAAAACTGTTACGATGGCCTCAAGACGAACAACCTACGAGGTACCTACGAGTTCACCGACTTCCCTCTTCATGACGGCTATGGCGTAAAGGAAGGGGAGCATATCCCAGGCCTTGTTCTCTACAGGTACATGACCGACTTTGCAGTCAGATTCGACATCTTTCGTCGTATTCgcttcaacgtcaacatTCGCACAATCGAAAAGCTAGATAAAGGCGGCTGGGAGCTTGTCGGCGAGGATGTAGCAGCCGGCAAGAAGCCCGTCCCCGTTTCATATCGCTGCGAAAAACTTATCATGTGCACTGGCCTTGCTTCAACCCCGAATCCAGTGTCGTATCCAGGTCGCGAGTCTTTCGGCAAGCCAGTCCTCAACCACGGTcagctcaaggttgaggcGCACGAAGTAGCCTCAGATCCTAACGTCAAGTCTGTCACCATCGTTGGAGCGTCAAAGACGGGTTATGATGCTGTGCAACTCATGGCTTCTCGTGGCAAGAAAGTGACTTGGGTCATTCGCGAGTctggtggcggtggtgttTGGATGTCTCCGCCCTGGGTCAAGATGGGTCCTTTCACCTTGCAGCTGGAGCATGTCGCCACTATGAGATTCTTCACGTGGTTTAGTCCCTGTGTCTGGGGGGAGTACGATGGGTACTCGTGGGTTCGTCGCTTCTTGCACGGGACGTGGCTCGGGCGGACAATGGTGCATCGTCTTTGGGAGAAGATCCGGATGGACACTGTCAACTTCAACGGGTACAGGAAGAATGAAGTTATTGCTCAGCTAGAGCCCTATGAGAG TTTGTTCTGGTCTGCTCGAGTCGGCGTCCTCAATTATCCGGGCAATATCCACGATTATGTAACCTCGGGACAGGTCCAAATCATCAAGAAAGATATCTCGCATCTGTCAAAAAACGGAACGATCAATTTTGCCGACGGTACAAGCTACCAGACAGACGCTCTCATAGCCATCACCGGATGGAAGCTTTCACCAAACATCCAGTACAAACCTGACGGAATCGAAGCGAGCCTCGGCATTCCTACTGAGAACATGAGCAGTGAGGAGCAGGCTTTCTGGGGCCATCTTGACAAAGAAGCGGTGCATGAAATCCTTCAGAAGTTTCCATACCTCTCCCGCCCGCCTAAGAATGTCATACCCTATAAGCAAAAGGTTTCACCATATCGCCTATACCGCGGCATGGCACCACCCGGTCTGACATCGCGATCCGACAATTCCATTGTCTTCATCAAAATGGTCCACAGCAccgccaacatcatcattgctgAAACGCAAGCTCTCTGGGCATATGCCTACCTCAACAATATGATCGACATTCCCAAGGAAAGAGTGTACAAGGAGACCGCGCTGTCAAGCTGTTACGGTAGACTGCGCTACCCTTGTGGATTCTCAGCGTGGTATCCTGAGTTTGTGTACGATACTGTACCGTATGCAGATATGTTGCTTCAGGATCTTGGTGTTTGCAGTCGCAGAAAGCAGAGTGCAACAAAGGAGATATTCTCGGGATATACGATTCAGGATTATAAGGGCATCAATAGAGAGTGGGTGGAGAAAAGGCGCTGTGACGAAGGGAAGAAGGTGATTTAG